Proteins co-encoded in one Chitinophagales bacterium genomic window:
- a CDS encoding DUF6660 family protein yields the protein MLNSRFFPLQYHTTSFTQPTLQFNCTNIVVFLQLMKITTYIFTIYILALSLVPCSDGGGGMVEIVKHFFGVEHHHVSDHEQHSKDCGDDACTPFCVCSCCSIALDVPPKLFFRVEYLPPMLSKLQTSFSDFIPSSFHTSIWQPPKFS from the coding sequence TTGCTTAATTCAAGATTCTTCCCACTTCAATACCATACAACGAGTTTTACTCAACCCACTTTGCAATTCAATTGCACTAACATTGTGGTATTTTTGCAGTTGATGAAAATAACTACCTACATATTCACCATTTACATACTTGCGTTATCACTCGTACCTTGTAGCGATGGTGGCGGTGGTATGGTAGAGATAGTTAAGCATTTTTTTGGGGTAGAACACCATCATGTATCAGACCATGAGCAACATTCAAAAGATTGTGGGGATGATGCTTGTACGCCTTTTTGTGTTTGCAGTTGTTGTTCGATAGCTTTAGATGTTCCTCCAAAGCTATTTTTTAGGGTTGAATATCTACCTCCAATGCTTTCTAAATTACAGACCTCATTTTCCGATTTTATTCCTTCCTCTTTTCATACTTCTATTTGGCAACCGCCGAAATTTAGTTGA